The Desulfobacterales bacterium DNA segment CTTTGTCTATCTGGTCTAGCGATATCACCAGATCCAAGGCGCCCAGCACCTTTTTATCTTCCGGATGCGCATGGCAGACGGAAGATGCGCAACCGGGCTCACTGTAAATGGGGCTAATAATGCCTAGCAATCGGTACCCCTGGGAATCGGTAAAAATGCGCGTTCTTTCCGACAGGCTCAATTCGGAGAGCGGCGGCTCCGAGCGGTGACAGATGTAACAGGCCTCATCTTTGATGTTGGTGATGGTGTCCACCTCGGCGTCTTTATTTGAAAATTTTATTTCACCGCCCTTGTTGTAAATACGGATGTTTTCAAGTTTTTTCTCTTGAGCAATATTTTTAATGATCAGCGTAATATCTTTTCTTAAATTGTTCATCATGGCATAGTGCATACCAAGCTTGATGGAATGAGACAGTCCATCGGCACCTTCAACAATACCCTGCATGATTTTTTTATGCTGGTAGTTGATGTTAAAATAGGCCCATATCGAAATGCTCAGTAACAGGATCAGCCCAACGAGGATCGTCAGCTTGGATATGATGCTGCTGCTAATGTGATGAAAGAGTTTGAACATACCAACGCCGGTGATGTTAAATAATTATGATTGACTTCCCAAAAGTTCGTGAATCAGGCGGCTGAGTTCGCCCGCATCCGGTGGTTTTTCCATGTACGCTTCGGGTTCCGGCAACTCCAAACCCTGGCCGGGGCTTAACAATCTGATCGAATGCAAAAATGTTTTTCGGGCAATGGCAGATAAAATGATAATCGGTATGCACGATAATGCGGGGTCGGTACGAAAGTGTCGATAGGTCTGAAGACCGTCATCAATTTCAGGCATCATGACATCTAAAATGACAAGCGCCGGTTGGTTTGTGCTGGCCTTTTGAACAGCTTCGGTTCCATCGCGGGCCGCAGTGGCTTCAAATCCGGAAGTTTCCACCACTGTGGTGATAAAAATACGCATATCGCGTTCATCATCAACCACCAGGATTTTGCGATTTCCCATAGTCAAATTCCAGTGCCCAAAATGCTAAGAGTTGGGAAACGATGGTCGCGACACCATCGGTGATTGCAGCTTTTACTGAACGGCCGCTTAATTTTGTACCAAATTGATTAAATCTGCAAGTACAAAAGGAAAAAGCGCGGCTTGAAGCCGGTATTTCGTTTTTAATCGATCCGGCCAACAGTTTATTCCGGCCAGAAGAGATACCGGCACAAAATGGACTTTTATGGGATTGGCGGTATTTTGACTATCGCAGGCAAATCAGATATTATGAAATGATAAGGAGCCTATTTGAAAACATATGAAACGCCTCTATTTTAAATCAGCCATCTGGATGATGGGTCTTTTGCTGACGCTAAGCGCCGGTTGTGCCCAACTGCGCGGCCGCACAATTGAAACCTATCATTCCGATTATCGTGCCACCGTGCAGGCCAGCTCGGAGGCATTGGAAAATCTAGATATACCAATTCTAAAGGAAGTGTCGGACGAGCTAAAAACCGAATTTTTAGCAAGACGACCAAATGGCACACCGGTGACGGTGCAAGTGACGCGGATCGATCAAAATTTTACCCAAGTTTCGGTCGCCACCGGCGCCGGCGTCGACCGCATCCTGCACAGGGAAGTTTCAAACCAGATTCATGGATTTATTCGCCAGAAGATAGGGACGATCACTGTCGAAGATTAAAAGCTATTTCAAAAATGTGTCTAACGCTCAAAGGCTTTGTTAAAAACCGATTCAAAATGCTCGAATACTAATCCGCCGGAGGCGGACTCCACTTTTGAATCGGTTTTCGCCTTGCCTTTGGACGTGATCCACTATTTTTGAAATAGCTTTTACTTGTCTAAGGGGTTGTGGCATTATTCATTCAACCGCTCCCGATGAGCGAAATGAATGATCACTCGCGAATACCGCGCACTGTTTGAGTGCATTAGGGATCGTTGTAAAAAAACAGGGATCGGCGAGGAGCTACGGATTCCTGAATCACGCATATTCTTATATAATTTATTGTTATATTTCTTCTAGCTGTTTTTTTCTACGAGCCTTTATACACGAGTTTGCACGGATTTCGCGAGTGATTATTCATGAAGCCGCTCTATCGGAATTCTCCTCAACCGGCAATTATTTAGTCGTTTTTTTGTTTAGAGTACCCCGGAATTAGCGTCTGGGAGCTGATCACACCCGAAAGCTGCCGTATCTTGTTGTGCACAAAGTCCCCGATGGTTTCGGCATCCGAGGAGACCAGATCGCGTTTCAACACAATCTTGGCGATGACATCAACACTACCGTGGACCGAATGCACCTCTTTGACTTCCTCCAGTTTGAAAAGCCTATCCACAAGCCGGACCTCTTTTTTAGCAGACACATTAATCAGCACAAAAGCGGTAATCTCGCGCAACATATCCGGATATTCCGTTTCCTTTAAATTGGCCATTTTATCTCTAAATGCCTCCATGGTCTTGGGCACCAGCTGACTGATACCGATTCCGTATCTGAGATCGTGGTCATTTTTTTCCCACTGGTGAACCGATATATAGGTATACAGATCCGCCAGAGTTCGACCTGGAAAATGATCGATTAAATTTCCCTTTTTTATGATGGCATGCAGGGGCCGGTAAATAGTTTTATACCAATCTCTGGCAGCATCCGGCAGCGTCACCGGCCCCTTGCTCTGACCGTCAAGATAATCCCGATGGCGTGAAATCTGTTCGATCAGAAGCTCATACTGGCCAAAATCCGTCAGCTCAATGGTATGTGGCAACTGGGTTTGGTCATCAAAATGGGCTCTTTCACGATACAGCAAATTCTCCAGAGATCCCTTAGAAGGAATAAATTCGGTTACCTTGGCCCGAATTTCGTCATGGCCCAGTTCCTTGGCCGCTGAGATGCGATGATTGCCATCCAGCGCATAGTATTCATTTTTAATCTGAAAAAGCTTAACAGGGGGCAGTACTTTGCCCGAGCGCATCCTGCTCTTGATTTTTTCAAGCCGTTCAACAGGCACATGTGAACGGATTCCAAAGCGATCGTCAAAATCGAGATAACGGCCAACACTGCCGACGATTTGTGTCATGGGAACCGAGCGGATGCCGCGATCGCGGGTTTCATAGGCCGCTTCATTTTTCTGGACCTCTTTGAAGGATTTAAGCATCAGAATTGCCCTATAGGTTTCGAACCCGGGTGCAACCCGTTAAGGTTTGCCGTTGTCATCCATATCAAACACATAATACCCGAAGGTGTTGATCACCCGGGTATGATTGTATACGGTTATGCGCTGGGATGCATCGTCAAAATGGGCATGGATATGCCCGTGAATGAAATAAGTCGGTGTATATTTCTCGATCAGCCACCGAAAACTCTTAAAGCCTTTGTGGCATCGATCTTCCGCATCATGAATGTGTCGCGGCGGCGCATGGGTGATAACGATATCTACACCTTTTCGCCACCAGATTCGCGGACGCAACCGCTGAATCTTCCAGTGCATTTCCCGCTCGGTATACTGGTGGGGGCCGCCGTTGTACCAACGCGAGCCCTCCAATCCCAGAATGGTTTTACCCTTAAATTCAACCAAATCATGGGCCAAATGTGTACAATCGCCAGGCGGTTTTTGACCATGGCGCAGATCATGGTTGCCGCGCACAAAATAAAGCGGTGCGTTCAGTCGATCCGATAAAAATGAAAGATATTCCGGCGGCAGATCACCACAGGCCAGAATAAGTTCAATACGCTCAAACTGGTGGGGATCAAACTGATCATATAAGACGGGTTCGACCCGGTCGGAAACTGTTAACACCCTCATTTATATACTCATCATACCAAAAGTGTTGGCATTCAATAGGCCGAATACAAACGCGTCATAAAAACGAAAAGGAATCAGATTGAAGCTGATTCCTTTTTTGATGATCGCATTTGGCAAATGTGCTTTAAGTCACTCCCTGTTTTGCTCTTCTTTTTCAGGCTTGCGTCGGTCTTCATTTGACCGCCTTTCGGGAATGTACTCAGTATAAGAAAATTGTCGCCGATCGACTTTTGAGCGACGATCGTGCTTGTTGGAATCTTTTTTATCTGATGTTTTCTTTGCAGCCATTAAAAAACCCATTTGGGCCTCCAAGCATTTAATCGGTTGGTGTTTTTTATGTCAAATTGGGTTAAAAATCAACTTTTATTTCCATTTTTGCCCCGAGGGAGACCTCTGCGATGGCTTGCCGGATTGCTGTCGATGATAACAATTTGTAAAAAGTTCTTGAAAAGTTTGGGGTCCATCATCTATTTTATCAATACGGCTGATGAAAGCGGCTGATGAAATATTGGATAACGGCCCCGCAAAACGACCATCGCCTTTACACCTACAGTCTTGTTCTGCAAATACATTTCATGATCCAAAGCAGGAGGAACAATGATTGCCTACTATGTTTATGATGAAAAAAAAGAAAATGATACCATTGTCATACCGGAAATGGGCTGCAGTATTTCGGTAACCGCAGATATCTTCGAAAAATTTATTTCCGTGGAACCGGATTTTACCGCATGGTCGGGAGATGCATGCGGCGAGCTGTCTCCAGAAGATTTTGGCACCATTATCGCTTCCCGGGAGGACCTTGGCGATGTTTGTGTCACCAACAATGACATGTGGCGCAAGCGCATGTTTTTTTATATGAACAAACCAAAATAATTCAAATGTGTAACAAATTGGCAAGCACAAAAAAAAGATCGGCACGCAAGTGCCCACTGAGACGCAATGCGCCATTTAAAGAGAGAATCCAAAATGAAAACTGAATTTACCTTGGAGAATGAAGGTTTAGCGGACAATATGGTTTTGACCGTTATTCTGATCGCAACCATTTACTGGGTTCTGGACTCTATTTTAAACCTGTTTTTTTCCAACCGGTTTAATTTGATCGCTGAACTTTTCGGCCCTGATCTGTATGATGTCTATATCCGGGTTATCGTATTGTGTCTGTTTATAATTTTCGGATCCCACGCCCAATCCATCATCAATAAGTTAAAACTGGCCAAGAAAAAGTTGGATGAATCGGAGGAGCTGTGGCGGTCATTGGTGGAAACCGCACCGGACATCATCACGACTGTTGATCGCGAGGGCACGATTCACTTTATCAACCAATCTACCGGCCTACTTTCACCGGATCAAATGATGGGAAGATGCTTTTATGATTTTCTACCGCAGCCGTATCAGGAAATGGCCATGGAAAGTGTTGACAGTGTGTTTCGAACCGGAGAAACCGACAGTTTTGAAGTTCTGATAGGTGAAAACACCGATGCCACCTGGTACACTTACCGTGTCGGTCCGCTGCGTATTAGCGGCAAAGTGGTCGCGGCCACCATCATTGCGTCCAATACAACAGAATTCAAACAGGCCGAAGAGTTGATGCGCTACAAAGAGTTGTTTGATAATGTTGCTGAAGGTGTCTTTATTCTCAATCGCAACGGGCAGTTTATTGAAAGCAACGAGCGCGTTCTTGAAACCACCGGGTATACCAAAGAAGAATTGTTGAATTTAAATATCAGCGACCTGGTTGAAGCCGATCAAATCTCTTTTATCAAAAACACGATGGAAAAAGTCAGCCGTGACAAAGAAGCACGGTTTGAGCTGAACCTGATGTCCAAAACCAACGGCCGCATACCCAATGAAATCAATTGCCGTTATATTACCTATTTGGGAGAATTCTGCTATTTGTGTGTCGCCCGTGATATTACACAGACGAAAATGCTTCAGAACCAGCTGATCCGCTCTGAAAGACTGGCCGCCACCGGCCAGTTGGCCGCTTCCATTGCACATGAAATCAATTCACCGCTTCAAGGCATAACGGCCCTGATTAATGTTATCCAGAACCAGCATAAAAAAGATAAAAAATTATTAGAGCAGTTGGATCTGGTTAAAAGTGCATTTGAAAGCATTCGAGATACGGTCCGCAACCTGATCGATCTTAATCGGCCGGGTAAAGAGAAAAAGCAGCCGGTCGATATCAATCAGGTTATTGAAAACACTGCAACGCTGGTGCGCAGTTTCCTGACGAAAAGCCGGGTAAAGATTAATCTGAATATGGAAGCCTCAAAAACAAAGTTAACTGCCTCACCGCAACAGTTGGGGCAGGTCTTCATGAATCTGATCAACAATGCTGTCGAATCCATAACCGGTGATGCCGATTTTCAAAAGAAGCTGAAAGAAAACCCAGCTCATAGCGGTGACATTTTTATCGACACGTTCAATCGAAATAAAGAACTGGTTATCCAAGTCAAAGACAGCGGACCGGGTATCGCCAAAGCAGATCTGGAACAAATTTTTGATCCGTTCTTCACACGCAAAAAAACCATGGGAATGGGCGTGGGCTTGTCCATTTGCCATGGCATCATTGAGGATCACAAAGGTTACATTGTTGCCAACAACGAAAAAGGCGGCGGTGCCGTTTTTACGATTACGCTACCGCTGAAGTAGATAAAAATGAGCTAATGCTTTAAGCCTCTCGCAAAGGCGCAAAGTCGCCAAGAATTTTTTAGGTTAAAAAATATAATGCTTTGCGGCTTAGCGGCTTTGCGTGATCAATATCATGGGATCGGCTGTTAAAAAGCGTGCTTTTCAGCGGGGGGATTCTCGTTTGATTTTTGACTTTCGGATTGGGTTTGCAGACTGACCAGTATTTTTTGCGGGGCGACCTGATCAATTTTGACACCGAAAGGCAAGAAAATGTTTTTGGCAGAGAGCCTGACCTGGTGCTTGCCAGCATCGAAATTACTCAAGTCTACACTGACCTGCACATCTTGATCTCTCAAGGTCCGGATCTTGTTGCGTCGACCCGATAGGGTTAAATCCACCGTGGGAGTTGACCCCTGTCCGATAACAAGCTGACTGGGCATATTGGTATGTTGCACGGGAACCGCTACAGTCAGCTCTGATTCTTGCTGGCTCGCCAAAGCCACCCAGGCGATGGTAACCAGCGCCAGAGCGCTGAGTTTAACACGCCAGTTTTCAATCAATAGTCCTTTTAGGAAGTCTTTTAAAGCAGGCACATTGATCTGGGGACCGCCGATGACTTCATTGAGATGGGCCGTTAACGCATCAGGGTCTTGCCAAGTTACAATCTTGCCGTCTGAAACGGTGGCCACCTCCGAGCGTTCCTCAGAAACCACCAGACAAACAGCATCCGTGACTTCAGATAGACCCAATGCCGCGCGGTGCCGGGTGCCATATTGAGTCGGTAAATTTTCATTCTCGGACAGCGGCAGGATACAACCCATTTGGGTAATACGATCCTGGTTTATAATGATGGCGCCGTCATGTGCGGGAGCATAGCGATTAAATATACTTTTGATCAAAGCCGGATCGGGCAGCGCCATAATCGTCTGCCCGGCATGAATGAATTCAGAAGGATTGTCATTTCGGGCTAGCACCAGCAAAGCACCTGTTCGATCGTCAGCCATCTCAAACAGCAGCTGTGATAATTCGCGGCCAAAAGTCTTTTTAAACGCTCGCCGCCGAGATCGCAAATATCGCATTGGGCTGACGCGCTCTAGTACCTGGCGGATTTCACTCTGAAACAGTATCAGCAATAAAATAAGAAGTACTTGCCATAATATCTGAAAGACCCACGTGGTTAGATAGAGGTCCCATAGTTTGGCCAACGAATAAACGCCCCCCAGAGCCACCAGGCCAATGATGACACGCAGCGCGCGACTTTCACGGAACCATACATACAACTGATAGGCGACAACGGTCAGAAATAGAATATCGACGATATCTCGCCACATGGGCGTCGGAATGAGATCAATCAGATACACAGGCGACTCCACATTCGATTTACATCCAGCAGGGTGCAGCCGAAGCTCCGGCATGCGCCCGCACCATTTTATGAGGGATATAAAATAATATTAACAGGATATCCGGCATTCGTCAATTTTGGCGCTGCCGGATTTGAAACACGGTGGTGACAATTTTGGAGAGGGTCTATAATAGAAATCGCGCTGGCATAGAGAAGGTTTTCAATCGCTGGGCCATCCAAAACTAGCCGCTATAGGATTTCCCACACTCCTTACAGCGCCCATCGGGTCCAATCACGCCGATACAGCTTTCATCACTGCATAGCGTGCGGTTTTCCCACTCATCATCAGTGTCGGACGCAGCAGGCGCTTTGTCATCTGTAACATCGGCCGGCTGGTCATCTGGCATTTCAGCAGAGCGCTCTTCATCTTCAGAAGGATCTTTTTCATAAGCGCGACCACATTCTTTGCAACGCCCGTCCGGCCCAATGACACCAATGCAACTTTCATCACTGCACAAAGTCCGGTTTTCCCATTCATCCCCCGATTCACTTTCCCCTTGATTGTTGAATTCAACAGGCTCATCCGACATGTCTACACCTCCAGTAAGCTTTCAAGTTCTTTTAAATTTTCTATATGATAAGGCGTCGTTAACGCTTCATTACGAAAAGCAACAAAAGGCACTTCTGCCGCACTGGCAGCTTCGGCATCCACCTGCGAATCACCAACGTATATGGCCTGATTCGAAGCAATGCCAAAATGGGATAATACTTTAAGCAGCATGTCCGGATGTGGCTTCGGACGCGGGATATCCACAGACGTGACCACTAGATCGAAGTATTCCACTAGTTTAAATTCAGCGAGCAGCCGGTCCATTGTATCGGTACGGTTGGTTGCAATGGCTGTTTTTATCTGAGGTCTTATCCTATTGAGCAGCGGGGTCAGGTGAGGCTCAATTTTCAGGTATTTAAGAAACTCGCCGTAATCCAACTGCTCACGATAGGCGTGTACCGCAGCGATGGCCTCCTGGCTGCCAAACAAGTGCACAATGGATTCATTTATCGTATGCTGGTGGACATAGGCAAACTGATCCGCTGTCAGTGTCGGTCTGCCAAAATGCTCCAAAAGATGATTGTAATAGGCCCAGTTGGCCGCTTCAGTATCGAAAAGAACACCGTCACAGTCAAATGCAACCACACGAATATTTTTCATTTGGATTTACTGGGTTTGCTCTTTTTTGTCGTCAGCCCGTTGCCGTAGATCACCATACACCCTGATGCTGAGTTTGGGTTGGATATTGCTGTCGGTTTCCAGAGTGATCATGTCGAAATAGCGCCCTTTTTGCGACCGTTTGTTTTCGATCAACAGCGCATAAACCGGCCCCTTTTCACCTTTTTCTTCAGACAGTTCGAATCGGATGTCTTTGCCGTCTTTGGCGCTGACCTTCACAATTTTGAACGGATATTTCTTTCTGGGGGTAATTGTCACTTTGCTTTTGATCTCATCTCCGGCAATGCCCCGCAATTTTACCCGCTTGGGCCGAATGGTGACAAATTTATCGACGTTTCCAGAAATGGTCAGCTTCAAGCGTGGATTTTGTTCATCATTTGTAAATAAGGTGGCGTGTTTTCGGATCGTATGGCCGCCCTTACTATGTGTATTTACCTTTAGTGTAACCTTGCCCTCACCGCCGGGAGGGATTTGCCTCGTATAAGAGGCCGCTGTGCACCCTCAGTCGGTTTTGACGCGCTTAATTTCAAGCGGTGCAGAGCCCTTGTTCTGAACGATAAATGCATGGGCAACTTCCTGGCCTTCAGCCACCGGTTCGAATTGGTGGGCAGGCGCCGGGACAACCGCCAGCGGCTGCTTCAAGGAAATCTGCAAAATCTCAACACGCTCTCGGGGTGCCGCATCTTCGGTTTTCAATTTTTGCACCGGCGGTTTTCTGTCGATAAAGGTTTTGGCTTTCAGGCGGTTTTTGGCAATGCCTTGCATTGAAAACCATTGCTGAACAGCCTGAATCCGTTTTTGGATAACCTCACGATTTTTGCGGAGGTCGCCTGGTTGGTGGGCGTAGCCTACAATACGCAGCCCCATGTCTGGAGCGGCCTCAAGCGCTGCCTGAATTTTCTTTAGATCCTTTTTGAATTTCGGATCGATCTCGGCGGAATCCATTTTAAAATAGAGGGTCGCCAAAACGACCGGTGTATCAACTGCTTTGGCGCTATACGCGAGTGTTCCAAAGCAAATGATCATTAGGATCAATATTAAGATTGCACCTGTCACTTTTTGCATCAGGCTAACTCCTTCCGTAACCTCAAAATTGACTGACTATAGAAATTTTATGTTGCCTGCTGATAGATGTCAAGAAGTCGGCAATTAAGCATCTGAAA contains these protein-coding regions:
- a CDS encoding response regulator; the encoded protein is MGNRKILVVDDERDMRIFITTVVETSGFEATAARDGTEAVQKASTNQPALVILDVMMPEIDDGLQTYRHFRTDPALSCIPIIILSAIARKTFLHSIRLLSPGQGLELPEPEAYMEKPPDAGELSRLIHELLGSQS
- a CDS encoding DUF3568 family protein; its protein translation is MKRLYFKSAIWMMGLLLTLSAGCAQLRGRTIETYHSDYRATVQASSEALENLDIPILKEVSDELKTEFLARRPNGTPVTVQVTRIDQNFTQVSVATGAGVDRILHREVSNQIHGFIRQKIGTITVED
- a CDS encoding Lrp/AsnC ligand binding domain-containing protein, giving the protein MLKSFKEVQKNEAAYETRDRGIRSVPMTQIVGSVGRYLDFDDRFGIRSHVPVERLEKIKSRMRSGKVLPPVKLFQIKNEYYALDGNHRISAAKELGHDEIRAKVTEFIPSKGSLENLLYRERAHFDDQTQLPHTIELTDFGQYELLIEQISRHRDYLDGQSKGPVTLPDAARDWYKTIYRPLHAIIKKGNLIDHFPGRTLADLYTYISVHQWEKNDHDLRYGIGISQLVPKTMEAFRDKMANLKETEYPDMLREITAFVLINVSAKKEVRLVDRLFKLEEVKEVHSVHGSVDVIAKIVLKRDLVSSDAETIGDFVHNKIRQLSGVISSQTLIPGYSKQKND
- a CDS encoding metallophosphoesterase translates to MRVLTVSDRVEPVLYDQFDPHQFERIELILACGDLPPEYLSFLSDRLNAPLYFVRGNHDLRHGQKPPGDCTHLAHDLVEFKGKTILGLEGSRWYNGGPHQYTEREMHWKIQRLRPRIWWRKGVDIVITHAPPRHIHDAEDRCHKGFKSFRWLIEKYTPTYFIHGHIHAHFDDASQRITVYNHTRVINTFGYYVFDMDDNGKP
- a CDS encoding PAS domain S-box protein, whose amino-acid sequence is MKTEFTLENEGLADNMVLTVILIATIYWVLDSILNLFFSNRFNLIAELFGPDLYDVYIRVIVLCLFIIFGSHAQSIINKLKLAKKKLDESEELWRSLVETAPDIITTVDREGTIHFINQSTGLLSPDQMMGRCFYDFLPQPYQEMAMESVDSVFRTGETDSFEVLIGENTDATWYTYRVGPLRISGKVVAATIIASNTTEFKQAEELMRYKELFDNVAEGVFILNRNGQFIESNERVLETTGYTKEELLNLNISDLVEADQISFIKNTMEKVSRDKEARFELNLMSKTNGRIPNEINCRYITYLGEFCYLCVARDITQTKMLQNQLIRSERLAATGQLAASIAHEINSPLQGITALINVIQNQHKKDKKLLEQLDLVKSAFESIRDTVRNLIDLNRPGKEKKQPVDINQVIENTATLVRSFLTKSRVKINLNMEASKTKLTASPQQLGQVFMNLINNAVESITGDADFQKKLKENPAHSGDIFIDTFNRNKELVIQVKDSGPGIAKADLEQIFDPFFTRKKTMGMGVGLSICHGIIEDHKGYIVANNEKGGGAVFTITLPLK
- a CDS encoding diadenylate cyclase encodes the protein MYLIDLIPTPMWRDIVDILFLTVVAYQLYVWFRESRALRVIIGLVALGGVYSLAKLWDLYLTTWVFQILWQVLLILLLILFQSEIRQVLERVSPMRYLRSRRRAFKKTFGRELSQLLFEMADDRTGALLVLARNDNPSEFIHAGQTIMALPDPALIKSIFNRYAPAHDGAIIINQDRITQMGCILPLSENENLPTQYGTRHRAALGLSEVTDAVCLVVSEERSEVATVSDGKIVTWQDPDALTAHLNEVIGGPQINVPALKDFLKGLLIENWRVKLSALALVTIAWVALASQQESELTVAVPVQHTNMPSQLVIGQGSTPTVDLTLSGRRNKIRTLRDQDVQVSVDLSNFDAGKHQVRLSAKNIFLPFGVKIDQVAPQKILVSLQTQSESQKSNENPPAEKHAF
- a CDS encoding HAD-IA family hydrolase; the encoded protein is MKNIRVVAFDCDGVLFDTEAANWAYYNHLLEHFGRPTLTADQFAYVHQHTINESIVHLFGSQEAIAAVHAYREQLDYGEFLKYLKIEPHLTPLLNRIRPQIKTAIATNRTDTMDRLLAEFKLVEYFDLVVTSVDIPRPKPHPDMLLKVLSHFGIASNQAIYVGDSQVDAEAASAAEVPFVAFRNEALTTPYHIENLKELESLLEV